The proteins below come from a single Miscanthus floridulus cultivar M001 chromosome 1, ASM1932011v1, whole genome shotgun sequence genomic window:
- the LOC136549509 gene encoding protein SHORT HYPOCOTYL IN WHITE LIGHT 1-like isoform X2 — MASSTSLLPLLVPAPACRHRFHTSTSASPRHLRPSHAPRLLRAARRRHSDAVVVVPDARPWVGDLSGAAASYRDGSEEDEDDADEEEDEDEDRSLDLLARFLHSVFRKASRRARRAARSVLPPSVPAELVKFSVNGVLVLTSLWILKGLLEK; from the exons ATGGCAAGCTCCAcctccctccttccccttctcgtCCCCGCCCCTGCCTGTCGCCACCGCTTCCACACGTCCACGTCCGCATCCCCCCGCCACCTGCGCCCCTCCCATGCTCCTCGCCTCCTCCGCGCTGCCCGGCGTCGACACTCCGACGCCGTCGTTGTCGTCCCAGATGCCCGCCCCTGGGTCGGCGATCTCTCGGGCGCCGCCGCGTCCTACCGGGACGGAAGCGAGGAGGACGAAGACGACGCAGATGAAGAGGAGGACGAAGACGAGGACCGCAGCCTGGACCTACTGGCCCGGTTCCTGCACTCCGTGTTCAGGAAGGCCTCCCGCCGCGCGCGCCGCGCTGCCAGGTCCGTGCTGCCGCCTTCCGTCCCCGCCGAGCTG GTGAAGTTTTCGGTCAATGGCGTGCTGGTGCTGACGTCCTTATGGATCCTGAAGGGTCTTCTCGAG AAGTAG